From Solwaraspora sp. WMMD1047, the proteins below share one genomic window:
- a CDS encoding substrate-binding domain-containing protein: MSRRGLLFGGAAVGAGVLLAGCTSNEAEPQTAQTVGGGQGEGNNAPGERVTIGFSAPAADHGWIAAITNNAQAQANAYSDVEFKMVEAGADAAAQRATLSTLLAEKPDVIVLLPHDGKELNAFGLEAMAAGIPVVNLDRAFPDALAYRLQIKGDNYGMGVSAGRWIGEQMRAKGITNPVIGEIAGIDELELTQERSEGFKAELATFGFSVTNRRAARFTADSGQTEAAQLLQALPKMDALWNHDDDQGIGVLAAISQAGRSEFVMVGGAGSKAAMEAIAADNTVLKATVTYSPSMASSAISLARLIAQGKGMSDLVELQVPKEITLASETITKENAAEYLPLGF, encoded by the coding sequence TGGCGGGGTGCACGTCGAACGAGGCGGAGCCGCAGACGGCGCAGACCGTCGGCGGTGGCCAGGGGGAGGGCAACAACGCCCCCGGCGAGCGGGTCACGATCGGCTTCTCCGCGCCGGCCGCCGACCACGGCTGGATCGCCGCGATCACCAACAACGCCCAGGCCCAGGCGAACGCCTACTCCGACGTGGAGTTCAAGATGGTCGAGGCGGGCGCCGACGCCGCGGCCCAGCGGGCCACCCTCTCCACCCTGCTGGCGGAGAAGCCGGACGTGATCGTCCTGCTGCCGCACGACGGCAAGGAGCTCAACGCGTTCGGCCTGGAGGCGATGGCCGCCGGTATCCCGGTGGTCAACCTGGACCGGGCCTTCCCGGACGCGCTGGCGTACCGGCTGCAGATCAAGGGCGACAACTACGGCATGGGGGTGTCGGCCGGCCGGTGGATCGGTGAGCAGATGCGGGCCAAGGGCATCACCAACCCGGTGATCGGCGAGATCGCCGGCATCGACGAGCTGGAGCTGACCCAGGAGCGGTCGGAGGGGTTCAAGGCGGAGCTGGCCACCTTCGGGTTCTCGGTGACCAACCGGCGGGCGGCCCGCTTCACCGCCGACAGCGGCCAGACCGAGGCGGCGCAGCTGCTGCAGGCCCTGCCGAAGATGGACGCCCTGTGGAACCACGACGACGACCAGGGCATCGGCGTGCTGGCCGCGATCAGCCAGGCCGGCCGGTCGGAGTTCGTGATGGTCGGCGGCGCCGGCTCCAAGGCGGCGATGGAGGCCATCGCCGCGGACAACACCGTGCTGAAGGCCACCGTCACCTACAGCCCGTCGATGGCCTCCTCGGCGATCTCCCTGGCCCGGCTCATCGCCCAGGGCAAGGGCATGTCCGACCTGGTCGAGCTCCAGGTCCCGAAGGAGATCACGCTGGCCTCGGAGACCATCACCAAGGAGAACGCCGCCGAGTACCTCCCCCTCGGCTTCTGA
- a CDS encoding Gfo/Idh/MocA family oxidoreductase encodes MIGYAFMGAAHSQAWRTVNHAYDLPLKARMRVVCGRDGGAVAAAADQLGWEEHATDWRQVIARDDIDLVDVCTPGDSHAEITLAALAAGKHVLCEKPLANTVDEARTMTEAALAAQAQGIRSMCGFNYRRVPAVALMRQLIAAGKIGTIRQVRAAYLQDWIIDPDFPLVWRLQKERAGSGALGDIGAHIIDLAQHLTDQRISTVTALTETFIPQRPLPTSAPTGLGGGAGPAGEGREMGEVTVDDAALFLARLDGGAIATFEATRFAAGRKNAITIEINGSTGSLAFDFERMNELQYHSTAAPIAEQGFTRILVTEPEHPYLAPWWPPGHTIGYEHTFTHQAHDLIQAIHSDTDPSPSFTEALQIQQVLHAVGESAGNGRWTSVEKAA; translated from the coding sequence ATGATCGGGTACGCCTTCATGGGGGCCGCGCATTCCCAGGCGTGGCGCACCGTGAACCACGCCTACGATCTTCCCCTCAAGGCCCGTATGCGGGTCGTGTGCGGTCGTGACGGTGGCGCGGTCGCCGCCGCCGCGGACCAGCTCGGCTGGGAGGAGCACGCCACCGACTGGCGGCAGGTCATCGCCCGCGACGACATCGACCTGGTCGACGTCTGCACCCCCGGTGACTCGCACGCCGAGATCACCCTCGCCGCGCTGGCCGCCGGCAAGCACGTGCTGTGCGAGAAGCCGCTGGCGAACACCGTCGACGAGGCCCGGACCATGACCGAGGCCGCGCTGGCCGCCCAGGCCCAGGGCATCCGCAGCATGTGCGGCTTCAACTACCGCCGGGTCCCGGCGGTCGCCCTGATGCGCCAGCTCATCGCGGCCGGCAAGATCGGCACGATCCGGCAGGTCCGGGCGGCCTACCTCCAGGACTGGATCATCGATCCGGACTTCCCCCTGGTCTGGCGACTGCAGAAGGAACGGGCCGGGTCCGGGGCGCTGGGCGACATCGGCGCGCACATCATCGACCTGGCCCAACACCTCACCGACCAGCGGATCTCCACGGTCACCGCGCTCACCGAGACCTTCATCCCGCAGCGTCCACTGCCGACCAGCGCGCCCACCGGGCTCGGCGGCGGCGCCGGTCCGGCCGGCGAGGGCCGGGAGATGGGCGAGGTCACCGTCGACGACGCCGCCCTCTTCCTCGCCCGCCTCGACGGCGGCGCGATCGCCACCTTCGAGGCCACCCGGTTCGCCGCCGGCCGCAAGAACGCCATCACCATCGAGATCAACGGGTCGACCGGCAGCCTCGCCTTCGACTTCGAGCGGATGAACGAGCTGCAGTACCACTCGACCGCGGCGCCCATCGCCGAGCAGGGCTTCACCCGCATCCTCGTCACCGAGCCCGAGCACCCGTACCTGGCGCCCTGGTGGCCGCCGGGCCACACCATCGGGTACGAGCACACCTTCACCCACCAGGCTCATGACCTGATCCAGGCGATCCACAGCGACACCGACCCCAGCCCCTCGTTCACCGAGGCGCTCCAGATCCAGCAGGTCCTGCACGCCGTCGGGGAGTCGGCCGGCAACGGCCGGTGGACCTCGGTGGAGAAGGCGGCCTGA
- a CDS encoding ThuA domain-containing protein codes for MKRTQRRWLAVVAGAALAAPMIATAPAGAHEGHEHEDGYQVLVFTGTAGAAHPSTAKGVNAIRTLGNSNGFTVDVSRNGTAFSDENLANYSAVVFLNNSGDVLNDLQQEAFERYVQAGHGYVGLHGAAGAEPDWAFYRDLVGTSLAGSAATGTGVIDVPDRYHPSTEPISRELTLTESYPNFTSNVRGTAHVLATVDTQSVTGSTMGFDHPVSWCRDYQGGRSWYTGLGATPDTFTVGAIRKHLLGGIQWAAGVAEGDCGATVLGNYEKVVLNDQPGEPMSLAVMPDGRVLHNTRAGEIRMYDPATGASPVITTVPVYQHDEDGLQSVTLAPDFAESKWVYLYYAPPLDTPVDNPATPGVNEGDAPQNSDDPAVWDAFKGYNQLSRVKFVEEPTPHLDLSTEQQILRVDVDRGACCHVAGEVKFDGKGLLYLVTGDDTNASGSDNFTPINESPTRGPAYDAQRSSGNTNDLRGKVLRIKVKENGGYSIPAGNLFPESADRDDKTRPEIFLMGLRNPFRFDVDSRGWVYIGDYSPDSRVPNPARGPEGTGRWIATNKAGNWGWPYCYSPTLPYIDWNYATQTGNGPFNCAAPVNDSPRNTGLTVLPPVQDPQFRYTYNATTPCAAAYLATPPGTCSFQWPVIGTGGVGPHGGPIYKYDESLESETKFPAYYNDAVVLGEFTRDKIFMMRTNGSGKLLGVEQLLPGFVFDNPMDMEFGPDGSLYLLEYGDGFFRANPDAALSVIRYVKGTRGPVANLDATPTNGTAPLTVQFSSEGSNSPEPGETISIAWDFDGDGTTDSTEPNPSHTYTTNGVYFAQLTVTDSSGKTATLSRAITVGNTAPTVEVTTPISGSFFNWGDSVPYTVNVTDPEDGTIDCSRVTVTFVLGHDEHGHPQTSTTGCTGTLPTPPDGADHAGGYLFGGISASYTDLGANGQPALTTVGQATIQVPRQQAEFAQIRPNVTLSNTGDTGGGQHVSGIDNNEFIAFDPINLGDADTVTLRYAGGSAATVGQPRAVVELRVDAPDGPLVTASSVPATAGTNAWANHQIAVDHPAGAHQLYLVFRSVDGGPTSNLFNLNWVEFGSSAG; via the coding sequence ATGAAAAGAACCCAACGACGATGGCTTGCCGTCGTCGCGGGCGCCGCACTCGCCGCTCCCATGATCGCCACGGCCCCGGCCGGGGCCCACGAAGGCCACGAACACGAAGACGGCTACCAGGTCCTCGTCTTCACCGGCACCGCCGGTGCCGCGCACCCGTCGACCGCCAAGGGCGTGAACGCGATCCGCACCCTCGGCAACAGTAACGGGTTCACTGTGGACGTTTCCCGCAACGGTACCGCATTCTCCGACGAGAATCTCGCCAACTACTCAGCGGTCGTCTTCCTCAACAACTCCGGCGACGTCCTCAACGACCTCCAGCAGGAGGCGTTCGAACGGTACGTCCAGGCCGGACACGGCTACGTCGGACTGCACGGCGCCGCCGGTGCCGAACCCGACTGGGCCTTCTACCGCGACCTGGTCGGGACCTCGCTGGCCGGCAGCGCGGCCACCGGCACCGGCGTGATCGATGTGCCCGACCGGTACCACCCGTCGACCGAGCCGATCTCCCGCGAGCTCACCCTCACCGAGTCGTACCCGAACTTCACCAGCAACGTCCGGGGCACCGCGCACGTGCTGGCCACCGTGGACACCCAGTCGGTGACCGGCTCCACGATGGGCTTCGACCACCCGGTCTCCTGGTGCCGTGACTACCAGGGCGGCCGGTCCTGGTACACCGGCCTGGGGGCCACCCCGGACACCTTCACCGTCGGGGCGATCCGCAAGCACCTGCTCGGCGGCATCCAGTGGGCCGCCGGTGTCGCCGAGGGCGACTGCGGCGCGACCGTGCTCGGCAACTACGAGAAGGTCGTCCTCAACGACCAGCCCGGCGAGCCGATGTCGCTGGCCGTCATGCCCGACGGCCGGGTGCTGCACAACACCCGGGCCGGCGAGATCCGGATGTACGACCCGGCCACCGGCGCCAGCCCGGTGATCACCACGGTGCCGGTGTACCAGCACGACGAGGACGGCCTGCAGTCGGTCACCCTCGCCCCGGACTTCGCCGAGAGCAAGTGGGTCTACCTCTACTACGCGCCGCCGCTGGACACCCCGGTCGACAACCCGGCCACCCCCGGCGTGAACGAGGGCGACGCCCCGCAGAACAGCGACGACCCAGCGGTCTGGGACGCCTTCAAGGGCTACAACCAGCTCTCCCGGGTCAAGTTCGTCGAGGAGCCGACGCCGCACCTGGACCTCTCCACCGAGCAGCAGATCCTGCGGGTCGACGTGGACCGGGGCGCCTGCTGCCACGTAGCCGGTGAGGTCAAGTTCGACGGCAAGGGCCTGCTCTACCTGGTCACCGGCGACGACACCAACGCCAGCGGCTCGGACAACTTCACCCCGATCAACGAGTCGCCCACCCGGGGTCCGGCGTACGACGCGCAGCGCTCCTCGGGCAACACCAACGACCTGCGCGGCAAGGTGCTGCGGATCAAGGTCAAGGAGAACGGCGGCTACAGCATCCCGGCCGGCAACCTCTTCCCCGAGTCGGCCGACCGGGACGACAAAACCCGCCCGGAGATCTTCCTGATGGGCCTGCGCAACCCGTTCCGGTTCGACGTGGACTCGCGCGGCTGGGTCTACATCGGCGACTACTCGCCGGACTCGCGGGTGCCGAACCCGGCCCGCGGCCCGGAGGGCACCGGCCGGTGGATCGCCACCAACAAGGCCGGCAACTGGGGCTGGCCGTACTGCTACTCGCCGACCCTGCCCTACATCGACTGGAACTACGCGACCCAGACCGGCAACGGCCCGTTCAACTGCGCGGCACCGGTCAACGACTCGCCGCGCAACACCGGACTGACGGTGCTCCCGCCGGTCCAGGACCCGCAGTTCCGCTACACCTACAACGCCACCACCCCGTGCGCGGCGGCCTACCTGGCCACCCCACCCGGAACCTGCAGCTTCCAGTGGCCGGTCATCGGCACCGGCGGCGTCGGCCCGCACGGCGGTCCGATCTACAAATATGACGAGTCGCTGGAGTCGGAGACCAAGTTCCCCGCCTACTACAACGACGCGGTCGTGCTGGGTGAGTTCACCCGGGACAAGATCTTCATGATGCGGACCAACGGCAGCGGCAAGCTGCTCGGGGTCGAGCAGCTGCTGCCGGGCTTCGTCTTCGACAACCCGATGGACATGGAGTTCGGCCCGGACGGCAGCCTCTACCTGCTGGAGTACGGCGACGGCTTCTTCCGGGCCAACCCGGACGCCGCCCTGTCGGTGATCCGGTACGTCAAGGGCACCCGTGGCCCGGTGGCGAACCTGGACGCCACGCCCACCAACGGCACGGCCCCGCTGACCGTGCAGTTCTCCAGCGAGGGATCCAACTCGCCCGAGCCGGGTGAGACGATCTCGATCGCCTGGGACTTCGACGGTGACGGGACCACCGACTCCACGGAGCCGAACCCGTCGCACACCTACACCACGAACGGCGTCTACTTCGCCCAGCTCACCGTGACGGACTCCAGTGGCAAGACGGCGACCCTGAGCCGGGCCATCACGGTCGGCAACACGGCACCGACGGTCGAGGTCACCACCCCGATCTCCGGCTCGTTCTTCAACTGGGGCGACTCGGTGCCGTACACGGTGAATGTGACCGACCCGGAGGACGGCACCATCGACTGCAGCCGGGTCACCGTCACGTTCGTGCTCGGCCATGACGAGCACGGCCACCCGCAAACCTCCACCACCGGCTGCACCGGCACCCTGCCGACGCCGCCGGACGGCGCCGACCACGCCGGTGGATACCTGTTCGGTGGGATCAGCGCCAGCTACACCGACCTCGGGGCCAACGGTCAGCCGGCGCTGACCACGGTCGGCCAGGCGACCATCCAGGTCCCCCGGCAGCAGGCCGAGTTCGCGCAGATCAGGCCGAACGTGACGCTGTCCAACACCGGCGACACCGGCGGTGGCCAGCACGTCTCCGGAATCGACAACAACGAGTTCATCGCGTTCGACCCGATCAACCTGGGCGACGCCGACACGGTCACCCTGCGCTACGCCGGCGGTTCCGCGGCGACCGTGGGCCAGCCGAGGGCGGTCGTCGAGCTGCGGGTCGACGCGCCGGATGGTCCACTGGTGACGGCCAGCTCGGTACCCGCCACGGCGGGCACCAACGCCTGGGCGAACCACCAGATCGCGGTCGACCACCCGGCCGGTGCGCACCAGCTGTACCTGGTGTTCCGGTCGGTCGACGGCGGTCCGACCAGCAACCTGTTCAACCTCAACTGGGTCGAGTTCGGCAGCTCGGCCGGCTGA
- a CDS encoding inositol-3-phosphate synthase yields MGTGVWLIGARGSVAVTSIVGALAVRSGLAPPTGCVTELPPFRVPAVPSLAGLVFGGHDIALTPLAKKADELAAAGVLPARLADALRTELAAVEAEVRQLPEGPTQAAVAAQIAADLTAFRDRHGLDRVVVINVSTTEPAPDPDPAHRDLAALTAALGRPGTVLPPSALVAYAALDSGCAYVDFTPSTGARLPALAELARLRATPYAGHDGKTGETLVKAVLAPMFAQRNLAVRTWSGTNLLGGGDGANLAEPAANAAKTASKQRVLAEILGYQPQGTTRIEYVDDIGDFKTAWDLITFTGFLGTGMRMEFTWHGCDSALAAPLVLDLARLTAAAHAAGRHGPLPELAFFFKDPLGDGPHALTDQWHLLLDFVRNLPSTPDSASTSDGKS; encoded by the coding sequence ATGGGTACCGGAGTCTGGCTGATCGGCGCGCGCGGCTCGGTCGCCGTTACCAGCATCGTCGGGGCACTGGCGGTGCGTTCCGGGCTGGCCCCGCCGACCGGGTGCGTCACCGAACTGCCGCCGTTCCGGGTGCCCGCCGTGCCGTCGCTGGCCGGACTCGTCTTCGGCGGGCACGACATCGCCCTCACCCCGCTGGCCAAGAAGGCCGACGAACTCGCCGCCGCCGGGGTCCTGCCGGCCCGGCTGGCCGATGCCCTCCGCACCGAGTTGGCCGCGGTGGAAGCCGAGGTCAGGCAGCTGCCCGAGGGCCCGACCCAGGCCGCCGTCGCGGCCCAGATCGCCGCCGACCTGACCGCGTTCCGGGACCGGCACGGGCTGGACCGGGTGGTGGTGATCAACGTATCCACCACCGAGCCGGCGCCCGACCCGGACCCGGCACACCGGGACCTGGCCGCGTTGACCGCCGCGCTCGGCCGGCCCGGCACGGTGCTGCCGCCCAGCGCGCTGGTCGCCTACGCGGCCCTGGACAGCGGCTGCGCGTACGTCGACTTCACGCCGTCGACCGGGGCGCGGCTGCCGGCGCTGGCCGAGCTGGCCCGGCTGCGCGCGACGCCCTACGCCGGCCACGACGGCAAGACCGGCGAGACCCTGGTCAAGGCGGTGCTGGCCCCGATGTTCGCGCAGCGCAACCTGGCGGTGCGGACCTGGTCGGGCACCAACCTGCTCGGCGGCGGCGACGGCGCCAACCTGGCCGAGCCGGCCGCGAACGCGGCGAAGACCGCCAGTAAGCAGCGGGTCCTCGCCGAGATCCTCGGCTACCAGCCGCAGGGCACCACCCGGATCGAGTACGTCGACGACATCGGCGACTTCAAGACCGCCTGGGACCTGATCACCTTCACCGGCTTCCTCGGCACCGGCATGCGGATGGAGTTCACCTGGCACGGCTGCGACTCCGCCCTGGCCGCCCCGCTGGTGCTGGACCTGGCCCGGCTGACCGCCGCCGCGCACGCCGCCGGCCGGCACGGCCCCCTGCCCGAGCTGGCCTTCTTCTTCAAGGACCCGCTCGGTGACGGGCCACACGCCCTGACCGACCAGTGGCACCTGCTCCTCGACTTCGTCCGCAACCTGCCGTCCACCCCGGACTCCGCGTCGACCTCGGACGGGAAGTCGTGA
- a CDS encoding EboA domain-containing protein, with protein MDPGADPAGTAELRAALARVPDGGWLAGAVRRVAADPAAVARCFPAAGRRCGRDPLPGLPDWSADQGARALLLAALPADGLADRVAEVYRWGDAAEKLAVLKALPILPLGAAGVGLLADAIRSNDPRLVAAALGPYARHLDQAMWRQAVLKCVFMGVPLAAVDGLDDRADAELGRMLAGLAAERTAAGRDMPADATALLSRLEGEA; from the coding sequence ATGGACCCCGGCGCCGACCCGGCCGGCACCGCCGAGCTGCGGGCCGCGCTGGCGCGCGTACCCGATGGGGGTTGGCTGGCGGGGGCGGTGCGGCGCGTCGCGGCCGACCCGGCCGCGGTGGCGCGCTGCTTTCCGGCCGCCGGCCGGCGCTGCGGGCGGGACCCGCTGCCCGGCCTGCCGGACTGGTCGGCCGACCAGGGGGCGCGGGCGCTGCTGCTGGCCGCCCTGCCGGCCGACGGCCTGGCCGACCGGGTGGCCGAGGTCTACCGGTGGGGAGACGCGGCCGAGAAACTGGCGGTGTTGAAGGCGCTGCCGATCCTGCCGCTCGGCGCGGCCGGGGTCGGGCTGCTCGCCGACGCCATCCGCAGCAACGATCCGCGGCTGGTGGCGGCGGCACTCGGGCCGTACGCCCGCCACCTCGATCAGGCGATGTGGCGGCAGGCCGTGCTCAAGTGCGTATTCATGGGCGTACCACTCGCGGCCGTCGATGGGCTGGACGATCGGGCCGACGCCGAACTGGGCAGGATGTTGGCGGGCCTGGCGGCGGAACGGACCGCGGCCGGGCGGGACATGCCGGCGGACGCGACCGCGCTGCTGAGCCGGCTGGAAGGGGAGGCGTGA
- a CDS encoding TatD family hydrolase gives MRIFDPHIHMSSRTTDDYERMVAAGVRAVVEPAFWLGQPRTSVGSFVDYFDSLVGWEPFRASQFGVRHFATVALNPKEANDPRCREVVGDVVPRFLDKDSVVAVGEVGYDSMTPAEDEVFAEQLALAVEYELPALVHTPHRDKVRGVQRSLAVVAESGLPPGRVVVDHLNEVTVGLVRDTGCWLGFSIYPETKMSPARMVEILRSSGVERVLVNSAADWGRSDPLLTRATGEAMLAAGFSTDQVDQVLWRNPVEFYAQSGRFDPADLDAPADPAGEPPDSTYAGSSIARGGA, from the coding sequence ATGCGGATCTTCGACCCGCACATCCACATGTCGTCGCGGACCACCGACGACTACGAGCGGATGGTGGCCGCCGGGGTACGGGCGGTGGTGGAGCCGGCGTTCTGGCTCGGCCAGCCCCGGACCTCGGTCGGCTCGTTCGTGGACTACTTCGACTCGCTGGTGGGGTGGGAGCCGTTCCGGGCCTCCCAGTTCGGGGTCCGGCACTTCGCGACGGTGGCCCTCAACCCGAAGGAGGCCAACGACCCGCGCTGCCGCGAGGTGGTCGGCGACGTGGTGCCGCGCTTCCTCGACAAGGACAGCGTGGTGGCGGTCGGCGAGGTCGGCTACGACTCGATGACCCCGGCCGAGGACGAGGTCTTCGCCGAACAGCTGGCACTGGCGGTGGAGTACGAGCTGCCGGCGCTGGTGCACACCCCGCACCGGGACAAGGTACGCGGGGTGCAGCGGAGCCTGGCGGTGGTGGCCGAGTCCGGCCTGCCGCCCGGTCGGGTGGTGGTCGACCACCTGAACGAGGTGACCGTCGGGCTGGTCCGCGACACCGGCTGCTGGCTCGGGTTCTCGATCTACCCGGAGACCAAGATGTCACCGGCCCGGATGGTCGAGATCCTGCGGTCGTCCGGGGTGGAGCGGGTGCTGGTGAACTCGGCGGCGGACTGGGGGCGCTCCGATCCGCTGCTGACCCGCGCCACCGGCGAGGCGATGCTCGCGGCGGGCTTCAGCACCGACCAGGTGGACCAGGTGCTCTGGCGCAACCCGGTCGAGTTCTACGCCCAGTCCGGCCGGTTCGACCCGGCCGACCTCGACGCCCCCGCCGACCCGGCCGGCGAGCCGCCGGACAGCACGTACGCCGGCAGTTCGATCGCCCGCGGGGGTGCGTGA
- a CDS encoding nucleotide pyrophosphatase/phosphodiesterase family protein, producing the protein MMAPLLVLDVVGLTPRLLAHMPRLRAVAETGFQAELGTVLPAVTCSAQSTFLTGEPPAGHGIVGNGWYFRELGEVFLWRQHNALVGGEKLWQAARRVRPDYTVANVCWWYAMGADVNWTVTPRPIYFADGRKEPDCYTDPPELRDELTAKLGTFPLFTYWGPGAGLPSSAWICRATTEIMTSHRPDLTLSYLPHLDYDLQRFGPSSPQAAAAAADLDGVLGPLLDAAAAQDTTVVALSEYGITDASRPVDINRLLRSEGLLRVYTQAGMEYLDPWTSRAFAVADHQVAHVYVRDPADVPAVARLCAGLPGVAEVLDEAGKAAAGLDHPRSGELVLVAEPDAWFTYYYWLDDAAAPDFARLVEIHRKPGYDPAELFFDPANPGAAKRRAAVALARKKTGMRYLMSVVGLDAGARAVRGSHGRLPADPADGPVLLCSRPAAARDRLAATEVKGLLLELAGLTAAAPS; encoded by the coding sequence GTGATGGCGCCGCTGCTGGTGCTGGACGTGGTCGGGCTGACCCCCCGGCTACTGGCCCACATGCCCCGGCTGCGGGCGGTCGCCGAGACCGGTTTCCAGGCCGAGCTGGGCACCGTGCTGCCCGCCGTGACCTGCTCGGCGCAGTCCACCTTCCTCACCGGCGAGCCGCCGGCCGGGCACGGCATCGTCGGCAACGGCTGGTACTTCCGCGAGCTCGGTGAGGTCTTCCTCTGGCGGCAGCACAACGCCCTGGTGGGCGGGGAGAAGCTGTGGCAGGCGGCCCGCCGGGTCCGCCCCGACTACACCGTCGCCAACGTCTGCTGGTGGTACGCCATGGGCGCCGACGTGAACTGGACCGTCACGCCGCGCCCGATCTACTTCGCCGACGGTCGCAAGGAACCGGACTGCTACACCGACCCGCCCGAGCTGCGTGACGAGCTGACCGCGAAGCTCGGCACCTTCCCGCTCTTCACCTACTGGGGGCCGGGCGCCGGGCTGCCCTCGTCGGCCTGGATCTGCCGGGCCACCACCGAGATCATGACCAGCCACCGGCCGGACCTCACCCTGTCCTACCTGCCGCACCTCGACTACGACCTGCAGCGCTTCGGGCCGTCGTCGCCGCAGGCCGCCGCCGCTGCCGCCGACCTCGACGGGGTGCTCGGGCCGCTGCTGGACGCCGCCGCGGCCCAGGACACCACCGTGGTCGCGCTCTCCGAGTACGGCATCACCGACGCCTCCCGGCCGGTGGACATCAACCGGCTGCTGCGCTCGGAGGGCCTGCTGCGGGTCTACACCCAGGCCGGCATGGAATACCTCGACCCGTGGACGTCGCGGGCGTTCGCGGTCGCCGACCACCAGGTCGCGCACGTCTACGTCCGCGACCCGGCCGACGTGCCGGCGGTGGCCCGGCTCTGCGCCGGCCTGCCCGGGGTGGCCGAGGTGCTCGACGAGGCCGGCAAGGCCGCCGCCGGGCTGGACCACCCGCGCTCCGGCGAGCTGGTGCTGGTCGCCGAGCCGGACGCCTGGTTCACCTACTACTACTGGCTCGACGACGCGGCGGCCCCGGACTTCGCCCGGCTGGTGGAGATCCACCGCAAGCCCGGCTACGACCCGGCCGAGCTCTTCTTCGACCCGGCCAACCCGGGCGCGGCGAAGCGGCGGGCGGCGGTGGCGCTGGCCCGCAAGAAGACCGGGATGCGCTACCTGATGAGCGTGGTCGGGCTGGACGCCGGCGCGCGGGCGGTCCGCGGCTCGCACGGCCGGCTGCCGGCCGACCCGGCCGACGGGCCGGTGCTGCTCTGCTCCCGGCCGGCCGCCGCCCGGGACCGGCTCGCCGCCACCGAGGTGAAGGGGCTGCTGCTGGAGCTCGCCGGCCTCACCGCGGCGGCACCGTCATGA
- a CDS encoding polyprenyl synthetase family protein translates to MTLAAARPDAAGTGSLRERCDAELAAFLDRQDPHWPDGAPRGVFDRLRRFVLAGGKRLRPTFCYWGWRGAGGPDCREIVAAAAALEIFHAFALIHDDIMDGSDQRRGEPSVHRFFTDLHARSAWRGDAGRYGHNAALLCGDLCAAWADQMFHESGLPAEQIRRGYAVFAAMRTEVIAGQYLDLVSGVGDGSVASALTVIRMKAARYTVTRPLQIGAALVGAGEEVRAGYAAFGDPLGDAFQLRDDVLGVFGDPAVTGKSVLDDLREGKSTVMMALARDQADREQARRLRELVGDPEVDLAGAEELRSIIVATGALDAIEQMIRLRTQAAVAALADAPLTDEARRELTTLAESVAERQS, encoded by the coding sequence ATGACGCTGGCCGCCGCCCGGCCGGACGCCGCCGGCACCGGCTCGCTGCGGGAGCGCTGCGACGCCGAACTGGCCGCCTTCCTCGACCGGCAGGATCCGCACTGGCCGGACGGCGCGCCGCGCGGCGTCTTCGACCGGCTGCGCCGGTTCGTGCTGGCCGGTGGGAAGCGGTTGCGGCCGACGTTCTGTTACTGGGGTTGGCGGGGGGCCGGTGGTCCGGACTGTCGGGAGATCGTGGCCGCGGCGGCGGCGTTGGAGATTTTCCACGCGTTCGCGTTGATTCACGACGACATCATGGACGGTAGTGATCAGCGGCGGGGCGAGCCGTCGGTGCACCGGTTCTTCACGGATCTGCATGCCCGGTCGGCGTGGCGGGGGGACGCGGGTCGGTACGGGCACAACGCGGCGTTGCTCTGCGGTGACCTCTGCGCCGCCTGGGCCGACCAGATGTTCCACGAGTCGGGGCTGCCCGCCGAGCAGATCCGCCGCGGCTACGCCGTGTTCGCGGCGATGCGCACCGAAGTCATCGCCGGCCAGTACCTGGATCTGGTCTCCGGGGTAGGTGACGGTTCGGTTGCCAGTGCGTTGACGGTGATCCGGATGAAGGCCGCCCGGTATACGGTGACCCGGCCGCTGCAGATCGGGGCGGCGTTGGTGGGGGCGGGCGAGGAGGTCCGGGCGGGATATGCCGCGTTCGGTGATCCGTTGGGGGACGCGTTCCAGCTGCGCGACGACGTGCTCGGCGTGTTCGGGGACCCGGCCGTGACCGGCAAGTCGGTCCTGGACGATCTGCGGGAAGGCAAGTCGACGGTGATGATGGCGCTCGCCCGCGACCAGGCCGACCGGGAACAGGCCCGCCGGCTGCGGGAGCTGGTCGGTGACCCCGAGGTCGACCTGGCGGGCGCCGAGGAGCTGCGCTCCATCATCGTCGCCACCGGTGCCCTCGACGCGATCGAACAGATGATTCGGCTGCGTACCCAGGCGGCGGTGGCGGCCCTGGCCGACGCGCCGCTCACCGACGAGGCCCGGCGGGAGCTGACCACGCTCGCCGAATCCGTGGCCGAGCGGCAGAGCTGA